One part of the Acidobacteriota bacterium genome encodes these proteins:
- a CDS encoding lysophospholipid acyltransferase family protein — protein MSSSPVAAEPSHQSNSKTRDFSFRERILLWLISWAGYLVITLIGCTLRWSISWEDETLPPNAPFEKPAIYSFWHRSVLAASWIYRNSGLVGMASRSFDGEYIARIIERLGFTAVRGSSSRGGVAALVGMRSEIERGAAVALTIDGPRGPKYVAKLGPVALAKATGRPMMSFYVAVSGAWVLDTWDELVIPKPFSKALVRFSKRTLVPSDADEAAIRDYHAQLQSSLERVTRFAEENVARVGSDEFPIWKK, from the coding sequence GTGAGTTCTTCTCCTGTCGCGGCCGAGCCATCGCATCAATCAAATTCGAAAACTCGCGATTTTTCTTTTCGTGAACGAATCCTGCTCTGGCTCATCAGCTGGGCCGGGTATCTCGTGATCACGCTGATCGGTTGCACTCTGCGCTGGTCCATTTCCTGGGAAGACGAAACACTGCCGCCCAACGCGCCCTTCGAAAAACCTGCCATCTATTCTTTCTGGCATCGCTCGGTTCTGGCGGCTTCGTGGATCTACCGCAATAGCGGCTTGGTTGGCATGGCGAGCCGCAGTTTTGACGGCGAATACATTGCGCGCATTATCGAGCGCCTGGGATTCACCGCTGTGCGGGGCTCGAGCAGCCGCGGTGGTGTTGCAGCCCTGGTTGGCATGAGAAGCGAGATCGAGCGCGGCGCTGCGGTCGCGCTCACGATCGACGGGCCGCGCGGTCCGAAGTATGTTGCCAAACTGGGACCAGTGGCGCTCGCGAAGGCGACTGGACGCCCCATGATGAGTTTCTACGTCGCGGTGAGCGGTGCATGGGTCCTCGATACATGGGACGAACTCGTGATCCCGAAACCGTTTTCCAAAGCGCTGGTCCGCTTCAGCAAAAGGACTCTCGTTCCTTCCGACGCAGACGAAGCGGCGATCCGCGACTACCATGCCCAACTGCAATCGTCGCTGGAGCGGGTGACCCGGTTCGCCGAAGAAAACGTGGCGCGGGTGGGATCGGATGAATTTCCGATCTGGAAGAAGTGA
- a CDS encoding PilZ domain-containing protein, whose amino-acid sequence MKNTFGASPAPVPAHVLRKVNAQVALYNLPQPTATLLAECFRQFGIDTVPISDADQDRLHRQKFDACVLPMGESVGHIIERARSSASNSRLVIYGVGGTSQDALRYSKHCINAFFHEPLERSATLKLMRSTRPLVLHEFRRYARIPVMTEVSVILGDNSKVMVTSQEISAGGMSVKGTATLDVGQLVEVSFSLLTLPRIHLRAHVSWKKPNKTVGLRFDPADERRRRLKDWVVAYLES is encoded by the coding sequence ATGAAGAATACATTTGGCGCCTCCCCTGCCCCCGTTCCTGCGCATGTTCTCCGCAAAGTCAACGCGCAGGTCGCTTTGTACAACTTGCCTCAGCCCACGGCCACCCTGTTGGCGGAGTGTTTCCGCCAGTTTGGTATCGATACCGTGCCCATTTCCGATGCCGACCAGGACCGCCTCCACCGGCAGAAGTTCGATGCCTGCGTGCTGCCCATGGGAGAGTCGGTCGGCCACATCATTGAACGGGCGCGCAGTTCCGCCTCCAACAGCCGCCTGGTGATTTACGGCGTGGGTGGGACTTCGCAGGATGCGTTGCGATATTCCAAGCACTGCATCAACGCATTCTTCCACGAACCGCTGGAACGGTCGGCGACTCTGAAGCTGATGCGCTCGACTCGTCCGCTGGTCCTGCATGAATTCCGGCGCTACGCTCGCATCCCCGTAATGACCGAGGTCTCCGTGATCTTGGGAGACAACTCGAAGGTGATGGTAACCAGCCAGGAAATCAGTGCAGGCGGCATGTCCGTGAAAGGTACCGCCACGCTGGATGTAGGTCAGTTGGTGGAAGTGTCCTTCTCGCTGCTGACGCTGCCGCGCATCCACTTGCGAGCGCATGTCAGCTGGAAGAAGCCGAACAAGACTGTCGGGCTTCGATTCGATCCCGCGGATGAGCGGCGCCGTCGACTGAAAGATTGGGTCGTGGCGTATCTGGAGTCGTAA